A portion of the Cryptomeria japonica chromosome 5, Sugi_1.0, whole genome shotgun sequence genome contains these proteins:
- the LOC131875803 gene encoding transcription termination factor MTERF6, chloroplastic/mitochondrial-like, whose amino-acid sequence MDVIGSAHKMPSLDGFATQFTREQAMLAHMGTLKPSKHQTLLTKDSTPKDSSGKEKKQHKDSKSNEEEKACKHVGTLLLPKCIVSPLRSRPSACLISSKHSLFSVSISSHHATSPTQSYPPQEEKYRQLFNDDITEFLLKECGVYDSQLPTINRRINVPLSLRKFLHTAQQVLRLFRDLGFTPHQLRIVIGKRPNVLTFKVDHLKPKIDFLTTLGLTTKDLATVITRCPRILCFSQEKNLYAKIRLLANLFGSEAQLSHAIKRAPWILAIDSNVTSNVAEKLKKMKSIGLQEDEIKDMFKKDPRLLCLTTEMLDKKLKHLANLGLIDGQINMVLPSILICSVDKLQKNMDFLTHTAGFAPNIVCTYPMFLKSSVEKRLKPRFMLYKYLTAKHSSEPLTISLATMLTLCDEVFSCRFLSNLQTLKLYESYASESSETAISG is encoded by the exons atGGATGTTATTGGTAGTGCACacaaaatgccttctcttgatggaTTTGCAACTCAATTCACAAGGGAACAAGCAATGTTGGCACACATGGGTACATtgaagccttcaaagcatcaaacaCTTCTTACAAAGGATTCCACTCCAAAGGATTCAAGTGGCAAAGAAAAGAAGCAACATAAGGATTCCAAGTCTAATGAGGAAGAAAA GGCATGCAAACATGTAGGGACATTGTTACTACCCAAATGCATTGTTTCGCCCCTCAGATCGCGGCCATCTGCATGCCTTATTTCTTCTAAACATTCATTATTCTCTGTCTCAATATCATCGCATCATGCTACATCCCCAACCCAATCTTACCCACCACAAGAAGAAAAATACAGACAGCTCTTCAACGATGACATTACAGAATTCCTACTCAAGGAGTGTGGGGTTTATGACTCTCAACTGCCAACAATCAACAGAAGGATTAATGTACCCCTGTCACTACGCAAATTCCTTCACACAGCCCAGCAGGTACTACGACTCTTCAGAGACTTGGGATTCACTCCACACCAGTTAAGGATTGTCATAGGAAAACGCCCAAATGTCCTTACATTCAAAGTGGATCATCTTAAacccaaaattgattttctcaccaCATTAGGCCTTACTACAAAAGACCTGGCAACGGTTATAACCCGATGTCCTAGAATACTTTGCTTCAGTCAGGAGAAAAACCTTTATGCTAAAATTCGATTACTTGCAAACCTGTTTGGCTCAGAAGCCCAGCTGTCCCACGCTATCAAGAGGGCTCCATGGATTCTGGCAATTGATAGCAATGTGACTAGTAATGTAGCAGAGAAGttaaagaaaatgaaaagcattggTCTCCAGGAAGATGAAATAAAAGATATGTTTAAGAAGGATCCGCGCTTACTATGTTTAACCACTGAAATGCTTGACAAGAAGTTGAAGCATCTGGCAAATCTTGGTCTCATTGATGGGCAGATCAACATGGTACTTCCATCGATACTAATATGTTCTGTGGATAAGTTGCAGAAGAACATGGATTTCTTGACTCATACTGCTGGGTTTGCACCAAACATTGTTTGCACTTATCCTATGTTTCTTAAGTCTAGCGTAGAGAAGAGGTTAAAGCCTCGTTTTATGTTATATAAGTATTTAACTGCAAAGCATTCTTCAGAGCCTCTTACTATTAGTCTGGCTACTATGCTTACTCTATGCGATGAAGTATTTTCCTGCAGGTTCCTAAGTAATCTTCAGACACTAAAGTTATATGAAAGTTACGCAAGCGAATCATCTGAGACTGCAATTTCGGGATAA